A stretch of Miscanthus floridulus cultivar M001 chromosome 13, ASM1932011v1, whole genome shotgun sequence DNA encodes these proteins:
- the LOC136499576 gene encoding uncharacterized protein → MSEGVVGRSVRPPSPQVMPPAAEEEDEVEEIEREESRPQAVRILRKRGDEVVVVEEEDTTREVRRLESTLSTAMKQIKLIKRMEPLAEENAKLKEALQLMEKNIQRAQRERDLAESNARDLEYQKGALSEQLAIMSEQLRRNSKQLERSSEQLRSVFEQKKALMSLTIVTFVEQDAELGQLHQVVS, encoded by the exons ATGTCGGAGGGCGTGGTCGGACGCTCTGtgcggccaccgagcccccaggtAATGCCACCAGCTgcggaggaagaggacgaggtggaggagattgagcGTGAGGAATCACGACCTCAAGCCGTCCGGATCCTCCGCAAGCGgggcgatgaagtggtggtcgtggaagaggaggacaccaccagggaggtgaGGAGGTTGGAGTCCACCCTCTCCACAGCCATGAAGcaaatcaag ctaatcaagaggatggagccccttgccgaggagaaTGCGAAGTTGAAGGAGGCTCTACAACTgatggagaaaaacatccagagggcccagcgcgaacgAGATCTGGCCGAATCAAACGCGAGGGACCTGGAGTACCAGAAGGGGGCTTTATCCGAGCAGCTAGCGATCATGTCCGAGCAGTTGAGGCGCAACTCCAAGCAGCTGGAGCGCAGCTCCGAGCAGCTGAGAAGCGTCTTTGAGCAGAAAAAAG CTTTAATGTCGCTGACGATCGTcacttttgtagagcaagatgcggagctcggccagtTGCATCAGGTCGTCAGTTAG